GAAGCTGCCCGATGTGCGTTGCTACGGCGTCGAGCTCTCGCCTGGTCTCGCCGATCAGGCCGAGCGCAGCGGAATGACCGTGTTTCGCACGGACGTGGCGGATGGGATTCCGTTGCCCGACGGCAGCGTCGATCTCGCGTTGATGGGCGAAGTCATCGAGCACGTCTTCGACCCAGATGCGTGCGTGCTCGCGGTGCGCCGTGTACTTCGGCCTGGGGGCACGCTCATCGTCACGACGCCCAATCTCGCAAGCTGGACGAATCGCGTGCTTTTGCCGCTCGGCATCCAGCCGCTGTACTCAGAGACGAGCACCCGCAAGCGCTACGGGCGATGGTTGAAGGTGCTGGGCCAGGGCGGGCAGAGCCTGCAAGGACACCTGCGTTTGTTCACGCGCGGCGCGCTGGTCGAGATGCTGCGCGACCTTGGCTTCACGATCGAGCGTGTGCTCGGCAATCGTTTCTTCGAATTGGATCGAGTGCCGCTCGCGAATCTCGTGGACGCGATCATGTGCGCACGGCCGTCCCTCGCGAGCGGCCTCATCGTGGTCGCGCGCAAGACATGACGCCGCTCGTTGCGGTGTTAGCGTGAAGCCCGGCTGCGACCGTAAAGCTCTCCCGGACGTCGCGGTCGCCTATCGAGCAACCCAAGAACGGCGCCGACGAGTTCCCAAGATTTCATCACGATAAGTCCGCCCCCGAGCACCGGGTGGCGCACGAACTGTCCGGCGTTGTTGAGGAGCGCCTGGCGCATCGGTGTGAGCCGCGCCATCGCCGCATTGCCGTGTTTGCGCACGAACTGCGGCAAGGCCCGCGCATAGTAGTACTTCTTGGCGAACAGCAAGGCGAGCGTTTGGCGGCCCTCATCGTGACGGATCAGTCCGGCGCAGAACACCATCGGCGCGGCGCCGAGG
The DNA window shown above is from Candidatus Eremiobacteraceae bacterium and carries:
- a CDS encoding methyltransferase domain-containing protein; protein product: MSKPADEFYAKTETDYPVLDDRLRKVLAQCVRARPSSLLDIGCGRGFFASALREKLPDVRCYGVELSPGLADQAERSGMTVFRTDVADGIPLPDGSVDLALMGEVIEHVFDPDACVLAVRRVLRPGGTLIVTTPNLASWTNRVLLPLGIQPLYSETSTRKRYGRWLKVLGQGGQSLQGHLRLFTRGALVEMLRDLGFTIERVLGNRFFELDRVPLANLVDAIMCARPSLASGLIVVARKT